A region from the Manihot esculenta cultivar AM560-2 chromosome 13, M.esculenta_v8, whole genome shotgun sequence genome encodes:
- the LOC110629711 gene encoding uncharacterized protein LOC110629711, with protein sequence MSASAWSALAISSPSFATTGGCFHSQTRPSKCTVTFSRPFTSTPHYPFSLRVTNESNRTELSPDPEIEMSEADKIVDGMDFGELCNEFECISSPLVESTARQLARDILELRQGNRALGTYAVSVKYKDPLRSFTGRDKYKRPLWITGALDNPSVSVQEMVMLSTSVLSIKWTIKGKPKSLVADIGGDLILKVNSRFTLNQISGQVIEHEELWDLSASSPIAQAFFWASRRLFATIETGKDLADLLKNLSRRLPTQKENLEIYPDPSGDPTKFFQRDEGFQRDAYQIALFLAVLYFVVQFLKTTL encoded by the exons ATGAGTGCCTCTGCTTGGTCTGCTCTGGCAATCTCCTCTCCCTCATTTGCCACTACCGGTGGTTGTTTTCACAGCCAGACCCGCCCCAGTAAATGCACAGTCACCTTCTCCAGGCCTTTTACATCAACTCCTCACTACCCATTTTCATTGAGAG TTACAAATGAATCTAACAGAACAGAACTGTCACCTGATCCTGAGATTGAAATGTCAGAAGCTGACAAGATTGTTGATGGTATGGACTTTGGAGAGCTTTGCAATGAGTTTGAGTGTATTAGTAGCCCTTTGGTTGAATCCACAGCCAGACAACTTGCCAGGGATATTCTTGAACTCCGCCAAGGCAATCGTGCACTGGGAACCTATGCCGTTTCTGTCAAATACAAG GATCCGCTCAGGAGTTTTACTGGTCGTGACAAATACAAGAGACCTTTATGGATAACTGGTGCACTAGACAACCCTTCTGTG AGTGTTCAAGAAATGGTGATGTTGTCTACCAGTGTCCTGAGCATCAAGTGGACAATAAAAGGGAAGCCTAAATCTCTTGTGGCTGATATAGGTGGAGACTTGATACTAAAAGTGAACTCCAGGTTCACTTTGAACCAGATTAGTGGCCAAGTGATTGAGCATGAAGAGTTGTGGGATTTATCAGCTTCATCACCTATAGCTCAGGCATTCTTCTGGGCATCACGGCGTTTGTTCGCTACGATTGAGACTGGAAAAGATTTGGCTGATCTTCTCAAGAACTTGTCAAGACGTCTCCCAACCCAGAAGGAGAACTTAGAGATTTATCCTGACCCTTCTGGTGATCCAACAAAG TTTTTCCAACGGGACGAAGGCTTCCAAAGAGATGCATATCAGATTGCACTATTTCTTGCAGTACTCTATTTTGTTGTACAGTTCCTAAAGACAACCTTGTAA
- the LOC110629709 gene encoding putative pentatricopeptide repeat-containing protein At1g12700, mitochondrial: protein MANLSLMRTFSLALAFRSFRSPLVMGAIHSPTLLFASSSSSSSTSGSTCTHKAASLKSKFYSASFRDLDDALASFNHIILLHPLPSIDKFGRFLSALVRIKQYHTVVSLFRKIELLRISHNVYSLNILINCYCRLHHVDFAFSILGKFLKLGVKPDIVTFNTLIDGLCKEGKINRAVDFFNHVVARGYEPDVQTYNVIINHLCKFGETNLAIGLLRGMVERGCEPDAVTYSTIIDKLCKDGLVAEALELFSQMRNKGISPNVVTYTSLIHGLCNLGKLNQVLALLDEMVVQNISPDVYTFSILIDNLFKEGMVSKVQNIFNMMVKWGIKPNVVTYCSLMNGYCLHSQMDEARKVFDLMVIRGFANVFSYNILINGYCKCKRIDEAMEIFGKMPHKGLVPDSVTYNTLIKGMWQAGMSQAALELFKNMCSHGQQPDRITFKILLDGLYKQGSLDEALNNIQRELFTL, encoded by the coding sequence ATGGCTAACCTGAGTTTGATGAGAACCTTTTCTCTAGCCTTAGCTTTCAGGAGCTTCCGCTCTCCGCTGGTAATGGGTGCCATTCATTCTCCAACCCTATtatttgcttcttcttcttcttctagttCTACATCTGGTTCCACTTGCACACACAAAGCTGCAAGCTTGAAATCTAAATTCTATTCTGCTTCCTTTAGGGACCTTGATGATGCCCTAGCTTCCTTTAATCACATCATTCTTTTACATCCTCTGCCTTCTATTGATAAATTTGGTCGTTTTTTATCTGCTCTTGTCAGAATAAAACAATACCACACGGTGGTTTCATTGTTCAGAAAAATTGAGTTGTTACGAATCTCACACAATGTTTATTCTCTTAACATCTTGATTAATTGCTACTGCCGCTTACACCATGTTGATTTTGCCTTCTCAATTTTGGGGAAATTTCTCAAACTTGGAGTGAAGCCTGACATTGTCACATTTAATACCTTAATTGATGGGCTCTGTAAAGAGGGTAAAATCAATAGAGCAGTAGACTTTTTCAATCATGTGGTTGCTAGAGGTTATGAACCTGATGTCCAGACCTACAATGTGATAATAAACCATCTATGTAAATTTGGGGAAACAAATTTGGCTATTGGATTGCTAAGGGGAATGGTTGAGAGAGGATGTGAACCAGATGCAGTGACCTATAGTACAATCATCGATAAACTTTGCAAGGATGGTCTAGTTGCCGAGGCATTAGAACTCttctctcaaatgaggaacAAAGGCATTTCACCTAATGTTGTCACTTACACATCCCTAATTCATGGTCTTTGCAATTTAGGCAAATTGAATCAAGTTTTGGCCTTGCTGGATGAGATGGTGGTGCAGAATATATCCCCAGATGTATATACCTTTAGTATATTGATTGACAATCTGTTTAAGGAAGGAATGGTTTCAAAGGTTCAAAACATTTTCAATATGATGGTTAAGTGGGGTATAAAGCCAAATGTGGTCACTTATTGTTCATTGATGAATGGATATTGTCTGCACAGCCAAATGGATGAAGCTAGGAAGGTATTTGATCTAATGGTAATCAGAGGATTTGCTAATGTATTCAGCTACAACATCTTAATTAATGGATATTGTAAGTGTAAAAGGATTGATGAAGCAATGGAAATTTTTGGTAAAATGCCTCATAAAGGTCTAGTTCCTGACTCTGTTACTTATAATACTCTTATAAAGGGCATGTGGCAAGCAGGGATGTCCCAGGCTGCATTGGAGCTTTTCAAGAACATGTGCAGTCATGGTCAGCAGCCGGATAGAATAACTTTCAAAATCTTGCTCGACGGTTTGTACAAACAAGGATCTCTTGATGAGGCACTTAACAATATTCAAAGGGAATTGTTCACTCTATAA
- the LOC110630051 gene encoding probable protein phosphatase 2C 33: MGSCLSAESRSPRPGSPSSPAFGIKKRNSKKRPGSRNSSFDYRREEPLHRIPGRLFLNGSSNIASLFTQQGKKGTNQDAMIVWENFGSRTDTVFCGVFDGHGPFGHMVAKRVRDHLPLKLSAHWKVNITSEDVLKEISLNTAGSMNSEDTAFISADEESRASVDLEETEKHPEIFQTLKESFLKAFKVMDRELRVHANIDCFCSGTTAVTLVKQGQYLVVGNVGDSRAVLGTRDKDDSLVAVQLTVDLKPNLPAEAERIRKCKGRVFALQDEPEVARVWLPNNDSPGLAMARAFGDFCLKDFGLISVPDISFQLLTDKDEFIVLATDGIWDVLSNKEVVDIVASAPARSSAARALVESAVRAWRYKYPTSKVDDCAVVCLFLDTNNVSTASNTNTKEKPNSVQADIDGLKEDDPSGPTGLGRSGTVRSGKEVLLEGSAEEDSSNQDETQIDSGIDWSALEGVSRVNTLLTLPRFVPGKDDKKAAGEKKKTQK; encoded by the exons ATGGGGTCCTGCTTGTCTGCAGAAAGCAGGAGCCCTCGCCCTGGTTCGCCTTCCTCTCCTGCTTTTGGGATCAAGAAGAGGAATTCGAAGAAGCGACCAGGGTCTCGGAATTCTTCTTTTGATTATAGAAGGGAGGAGCCACTTCATAGGATTCCTGGGAGATTGTTCTTAAATGGGTCCAGCAATATTGCTTCACTGTTTACACAACAAGGCAAGAAAGGGACCAATCAGGATGCCATGATTGTTTGGGAG AACTTTGGATCTAGGACAGATACAGTGTTTTGTGGAGTTTTTGATGGCCATGGTCCTTTTGGTCATATGGTCGCTAAAAGAGTGAGGGATCACCTTCCCCTGAAACTAAGTGCTCACTGGAAAGTCAACATAACCAGTGAAGATGTTCTCAAAGAGATTAGCCTTAATACTGCTGGAAGCATGAACTCTGAAGACACTGCATTTATATCTGCTGATGAAGAATCTAGGGCCTCCGTTGATCTTGAGGAAACTGAAAAGCATCCAGAGATTTTTCAGACACTGAAAGAGTCATTTCTCAAGGCTTTCAAAGTCATGGACAGGGAATTGAGAGTGCATGCAAATATTGATTGCTTTTGCAGCGGTACAACAGCAGTTACATTGGTCAAGCAG GGTCAATATCTTGTTGTTGGTAATGTTGGGGACTCCAGGGCTGTACTGGGTACAAGGGACAAGGATGACTCTCTTGTTGCAGTTCAATTGACTGTTGATCTCAAACCAAATCTTCCAG CGGAAGCGGAAAGAATACGGAAGTGTAAAGGGCGTGTTTTTGCCCTTCAGGATGAACCTGAGGTAGCTAGGGTCTGGCTACCCAACAATGACTCTCCTGGCCTTGCTATGGCACGAGCATTTGGAGATTTTTGCTTGAAGGATTTTGGCCTTATCTCTGTGCCCGATATATCCTTCCAGCTCCTAACTGATAAGGATGAGTTCATAGTTTTGGCAACTGATGGG ATTTGGGATGTTCTCTCAAATAAAGAAGTGGTAGACATTGTagcatcagccccagcacgttCCTCTGCCGCAAGAGCCTTGGTTGAGTCAGCAGTTCGAGCGTGGAGATACAAGTATCCAACCTCCAAAGTCGATGATTGTGCTGTAGTTTGTCTCTTCCTGGACACTAACAATGTATCCACCGCATCAAACACTAATACAAAAGAGAAGCCTAATTCAGTACAAGCTGACATTGACGGTCTGAAAGAGGATGATCCCTCTGGTCCAACTGGACTGGGGCGATCAGGAACTGTACGGAGTGGCAAAGAGGTACTGTTAGAAGGAAGTGCAGAAGAGGATTCCTCAAACCAAGATGAAACACAAATAGACTCTGGGATAGATTGGTCTGCACTAGAAGGAGTTTCTCGCGTCAACACCCTGTTAACTTTGCCAAGGTTTGTGCCTGGAAAGGATGATAAAAAGGCTGCAGGAGAGAAGAAAAAGACTCAGAAATGA